ATTCGCGAGGCCGAGGCCGCGAAGGCGCAGCCGCCGGGCGGGCGGAGCGTTATGAAGCCATGCGCATGAGGTTCTTCCCGCCCCCTTCCGATGCAGGGGCCGGTGGCACGGGCATGCTGCCCGCCCGGCTTCTGGCGCCTCTGGCGCGGCCGGTGAAGCAGGCCATCGCCGCCGAGGTCGCCGGCATCTTCAACGACCGCGCGCGCGGCGAGAAGCCTGTGCGGCGGCGCCCTGACGGGCTCTTCGGCCCCCGGACAGTCGCCTGGCGCGTGCATGGTGACGTGGTCGCGATGATGGTGGGCGGCATCGCCGCTCTGCTGCTGCAGATGCTGCACCCGGCAGTGCTGGCGGGCGTCTGGGACCATTCCAACTTCCGCGCCGATATGCATGGCCGCCTGCGCCGCACCGCGCGCTTCATCGCCCTGACCACCTATGGCGGGCGGGAGGAGGCGGAAGCGGTGATCGCCCGTGTCCGCGCCATCCATGAGCGGGTGACTGGCCACCTGGCCGATGGCAGCCCCTATGCCGCCAGCGACCCCGCCCTGCTGAGCTGGGTGCATGTGACGGAGACCACCTGCTTCCTGGAGAGTTGGATCCGCTATGCCGAGCC
This genomic window from Roseomonas marmotae contains:
- a CDS encoding oxygenase MpaB family protein translates to MRFFPPPSDAGAGGTGMLPARLLAPLARPVKQAIAAEVAGIFNDRARGEKPVRRRPDGLFGPRTVAWRVHGDVVAMMVGGIAALLLQMLHPAVLAGVWDHSNFRADMHGRLRRTARFIALTTYGGREEAEAVIARVRAIHERVTGHLADGSPYAASDPALLSWVHVTETTCFLESWIRYAEPDMPLADQDRYFTEVAQVAEALGAAPVPHSRLEAQRLMAAMRPELLCDARTREVAGLVLNRRASNRLIEPLQNLTMEAAIDLLPGWARRMHGLPAPGLRLPLIRAGTRSMARTLRWSFERPVGS